The genome window AAGAACCCCGAGTCTTCCAGTCGGGCGAAAGACCTTCATTAGTCGAGGCTACGCGGCCGCCTCCCCAACAGCCTAATATCAAGGTTCAAGACCAACAACTTTCCATACACATCGCCCTGCACGGGCCAGAGAAACTAGCGTGTCTTAGCATGCTACCTAAACTCTAGAGTTCTTGGGCACACACAGGGCAGCCCCGCATTTACCCCATCCTGAACAAACAACCACCATGAAATGCCCTGCACAGGGAGGTTTGCTGCAGCGTGTTTTGGTCACGGGAGCAGGTCCGAAGGATCCCCCCAGCCGTCCAACAGCCGATGAGACTGAGACGTCCGGCGTTAGTGACGAGGACCCGGTAATATTTCATCTGATCCCATGGCTGACGATGCCGGAACTTGGGGAGGAGCAACCAGGATGGGATGGGTTGATGTGAATCAAGTTATAAAGGAGCCTCCATCGTGATACTCTACTATCATCTCCTGAgtgtatttactttattctTCTCCTCAGAGACGAATTCTTCCTTTGATTCAAAAAGTCAGCCACCATGTCACGCGTATCCGACCTCGAGGGGGACGTCAAGTCAAAACTTGACGTCAATCACGTTGAGCACACGGATGCAGACTACAGCCGCAATATCGACGCaaagtaagtagttattcACTCATTTATCTTATGTAAATAGCAATTAACCACGGCCAGTAGAATCCGCAATCCACTCATCGGAGTCTCGAAGACAGATCTTCGCGTTCAGGTGTCTGGATTCTGCCGCGAGTATGGCTTCCGCGAAAAAGAGGAAGTCTTTTATCGCGGCGCTCTCGCAGCTCAAAACCCAGAGACGTACGATTCGTTCGAAGAACTGACTGAGGACGACAAAAATGTGCTCCGCCGGGAGGTCACCCACAAATGGCATCTTCCCCGGGACCTCTACTGGAGCATCGCCCTCTGCTCACTCGGCTCTGCTATCCAGGGATGGGATAACACGGGTGCCAACGGCGCCAACCTCTCTTTCCCTCAAGAGTTCGGTATCGTGGACAGGCAGGCACTAGTTGGTGTCATCAACGCCGGCCCGACCTTGTTCGGTCTCCTGAGCGCATGGGCTGCCGACCCTATTAACAACTACCTGGGTCGCCGCGGAACCATCTTTTTGACCGGTCTGTTTTGTGTGTTTCCCGTTCTTGCCCAGGCTTTTACGCAGAATTGGTGGGGCCTCTTGATTTGCCGTTTGTTTATGGGCCTAGGAATGGGAGTCAAGATTTCAACAATTCCGGTATACTCGGCCGAGGTTGCGCCTGCTGCTATTCGCGGCGGAATCGTCACTAGCTTCCAGCTGTGGGTGGCTTTCGGTATCTTCGTCGGCTTCTGCTCCAACTTGATATGGTTTCGTATCGGCGATTTAGCATGGAGATTCCAGTTGGGTGCCGCATTTGCTCCTGCTATTCCAGTTCTTATCTTTGTTTGGTTCTGCCCTGGTATGTGTCGTGATTTTCAGTTCTTTGTCTGGGAAGTCTGACCAGAGATCCAGAATCTCCTCGTTGGTTGATGAAAAAAGGTCGCTACCAAGAGTCCTTCAAATCCTTCTGTCGCCTTCGGAATACCGAAATGATGGCTGCCAGAGATTTGTACTATGCCCATAGGCAAGTCATTGAAGAAAAAGACGCGTTCGGTGGCCAGACGCTTTTACGGCGAGTGACCGATCTGCTTGTCATTCCCCGCCTCCGCCGTGCAACCATCGCCTCATCTTGGATAGTAATTTCGCAACAATTCAGCGGGATTAACATCATGGCCTTTTACTCTTCGACAATCTTTGAGCAAGCTGGCTATTCCGCCCAACAATGTCTCCTCGCCTCTATGGGATTCGGCCTCGTCATGTTTGTCTTCGCCTTCCCGGCGGTGTACATGATGGATACTTTCGGCCGAAGGAATCTCCTTCTTATCACCTTTCCTAACATGGCTTGGTGCCTATTAGCCTCGGGCCTTTGCTTCCTTATCAATCAAGGTTTAAGCTCGAGAGTATTACTCATTGCAttctgtcggattagaagtccaattcgaccgcggcatacagccgactgcgcaggggctaattgggggccctatttacgattatcgtagccagcccaacctacggttagaacctcctttttatacctactacgtagatatttatatagtttaattaatctctttattacttacggttcgaactaactaccctataatagggatactaatactaattagtaattaaactttactattatagatcggtaaggtatctcgctatataaaagagacgacctcttaataccgcacgggataggagatttatattaattaaccttataaaaatagataaaaaaggaggcgattctcgaataccgtacggaattaagtaattatagccctttactacttacgagaggtcgacgtttattatattaaactacgttaattaacagaaccgcttaagtaactagccttttagtatcgccccgagtagcttttttactaaacgatttttctatagccggcccgcgattagaaattaactagttaaattagtaaaaatatagtataaaagagtactacgcgattaaaaaaggggatttctaaatataaatatttttatttagcggCGAAGGTAaccttataagagttattaaactaagagatctacggtatataggaaagtttattattacgaggatcttataggtacgaccttaagcccgcgatctaaacgacctctttatagctcccttaactaccccccgggtattatttaggaatataatataagggacggtttaacgagagaggaggggatttagaggtcctaacggtattaagctaagagtattacggatcttaaaaattaattaaaaaagctatttaaagattatagagagcacgaggcttaggaggctagaagtatacgggatagcggaaatcggtaattagtaaagatcctaagactaattactatatcttcttatagtaatataaacgtttaccgctactattattaaaaggaactactaaaacctacccttttttactaaacgaaaaagaggatcttaataagtacgatagttagtaatttaaaagggtagtaataatcgctagaaataataaaaacgagagtagtaataagatagcaagaggaagcgggaatctcctagaccttaataaattcgttaagtagtaaaagcacggatttattacgacccgcgcgcggattaaatatatccttattaagattaaatacgctaataaccgctaatataagtataagctagagcacgacccttagcgagttaaaaaaaaaaaaaaaaggacgaaacccgattttaaatagaatcctaatctcttataagtaaataaatattaacccggactattaggggacgtggatatatagaatcgcggattaacctaacggcgagtaaattaacgtagtattaatctatttaactaaggtctacgaaaaaaaggggctataggggtaacccttattctataagatcgtagataaccttagctattaactagacgaatagttcgcgagtataagcctaggaattataaaagtagttaatagattcctttacgggtaaggggtattactagcgcaattataatcgcgagagctatacgaaatactaataataataattataaaaaaggaattcgtactatagaactaggcataggtcgatagagcgtataatcgctttaataaatttaaaaaaagggtaaacgacccagatttcctccctataattattaatagaaatctatcgttataaaaggatataccggggcaaaatatagtactagaagtacgataatcgataattctgcctattttaatttataactcgttactactattaatacgaaattcggcgccgatcggctaataagaaaggaggtagacgacccgaagttactaatagtatatagcgacgtagggttcgtatataaatactaaaaatctagtagcgaatacgaggcaatttatagacctcaaaaagatcttcctaaaagagaaattatactctaaggggaagtataaggtcttataagaaaccctaacgatattttataattattacgaaaaagtcagaattagggaatattagtactatttagtaattaatatcgtacttataagcaaagcctttaattattactacgaagcggtacgtaatctcgatcgaaacgactttcttagtataattaacgtaatccgaagccgctttaagacttacgataagaacttagagctcctatttaagctatgagcgatttcttttatatttatagctaggataatagagagtaaatcgtaagtagagatctttaaagagcttatcgatcgaatcgataagctagcgaaaacctagctaaataaggggataaacgagcggaaagtcggatatttctataccgtaatttagcgtatactaaaaataaaaatcaccctatactaagtacctaaagactacgagacgctctactcgaggctaagatctagctttaatattaaggtaagaatgccgtactaaacctatttctaagcgtataacggcccttattaataatattaaatcgatcgaacgtataataaaaaagaaaaagaggctagatatagcaatcgctagtaaggaggcttagatttattaaataagtagagatataacttataggtagggtaatagaaaaagtaatactatatttataaaaaggatagatattagttaagtaactactctaaggaagagcgtactaaatcgtacgaatagtatagaaagttgagggtagtaaatagtaaaactagccctcgttagtttaactaattcctcgttatatataagggtagatctgggggtatagaacctagcgacggtagttaaagtagcggcttaaagtatataccccctataagagatttagaaaataaagaagatcttaccccctatactaacgaattagattataataaaatcgacgatattaactactctttttttaccccgttagcctctagaggatatacgaggctaaacgaatagagggtagcggaagctcttaataagtaggcttttatttacgaataataagggaaggtcctttagataacggatatagaggcggctaaaaaagtaaatttaataaggccgaagcctattctcttaacgattaaagagaaaacgctatctcttttaatatttaaaaaaaaggaacatagtactaagcaaatctaagggtagctaaaggggtcctttttatactacttagatcctttaaatactaagctcgtataagtattttatacgagcaaaaggtacggcctagataatttctataggattatcctaaatactagggtatcgtaatagttaactaaaagaaaagggtaattctaggcACTATAgaagatcgcgctagtaacgcttaatacgttaatagcgggtattataaggattagttttagcctaggtaaggaaatcgtcgccctaggtataatagaagtagagacgtactttagaacgataactttttatattttacctattaataccccatttctcctatatctaaaaaacatagatcgactaggtattatatttaataatacgaggaatagaatctctagcggtaagtacttcgaggtagtcgaacgacgataggggtatacgtttataaagcttattaacgatacgaagtcgattaattacttaatagaaagtaagcttaaaagactatactagagattcgggtacccgtcggttacgaggctatataacctcctaaagtaattaagtaataataatatcgaaataggggcgctagagtagttaacgaaagtatattactaatactaaataaatacgtagagcctatatagatttaagtttaaattacgtaataagcttaactttaactaggaaatcgtcgtcgatattttctatttaaatagtcggctagtactatatataattaacgtagctatatccttctaagtagggcaattcctccgggatctataagtaaagatagtataagtagccctataaaaaagctagatcgatatatactaaggaccgctagatagtattaaaaccgacgctagtactagctttaagttagtaaaatttaaggataatacgacggcctacggtatatagctaaaagtcgtacttattaaagcgtactatagtattaaaaaggtagagagggtatattaatagttaaaaagggcgtttagaattattaaagagggaaatccggattctattaataacgaatgcctctaaatagtacttaaatactataacgatactatagggcctaacggacttatattaacgctattagtatttagagcatatctaagaacgaccttagccttgctaccgtcgctaggcataagctaacgagcccgagtaattaaaaaagtaatataggtactgcgcgaggtaagcgtaaaaaggtaagttaacgaggtaattattatacgcaataggcccgatataagagataatctaaatatactactaaattcggatatacgagtatagcgcgaaattacttaataataaactaggctatataagttaatttctattgacgagcgctcttatatagtcgcgagagatcgcgactagctactcgaaatattaattataataattagaccgtactatatagatcctaacgaggtgatttctaacctataagaagaagaagagctaggggaaactatataacccgcggcagaggcataggaaattatctttaataaaatcgtcgtagtagtactaataaacgataaagaagaggatattactaaaagggtactaatactactagcgagacgttataaaagactacgatagcaagccctaacgtagcaatttattactaataacgaggtaattaatactttttatatagtaaaaaagaaagccgatttcgagctagtagttaaactacataaggaaggcgtaattataactattagaaagctatataagggattagatcttatcgaagtagacactcttcgtaatcgaggggtctatcgatttatcctatataacttagaaaaatatacaaacctccgcatatttaaattacgaatagttcgtaagattaaaaggaaaagaacacTCTAGttatacgagaagtctagatacgtaatttaggggtacggcaaCGTCGAAAAggcaacgctacttatataatcgcctactatatagcgctataactaacgattaataatagtactaatagtattattataaaaaaagggatacgagatttagagccgtaatattacctaggcctatacctaattagccacagggctcataaggaaaatcctagcctatttaccaaaagaaatagttagtaagtacttagaaagcacgattattaaagtgcttaagctactatataggctcgcagaatcgggcacctattaataggctacttactacgatttttatattaattaactattaataattacctctacgtacgacccgtacttactagtcgcggagtataaaagtaactaatttaggatcgtcggaatatagactaataatatattaggcctatttaatattaactttataaaaaaagaggataaggagctttaaaaagcaggcttcgtagcgaagctaaaagaggtccttataataaatacccccttagtatttaatagcgggattcttataatcgaaggggaaaccgtcgttttttaataaaaggggtagggcgagaaaattaacctcgtcgatccgaacgtaactaacgttaagaagtaatataaagctaagctcgcgcgaggggtatatattataaatatttattagcttaaggcgacttttaattatactaaggtagtataggctatagatctaactaaacgaaacgtcgaagtacttaataagcggcttaagtagtaataaacgaatctcgatcgaggtctcgtttattacttaatcgactttataattaataagctctatgtctttattaataagttatttgcgaataataacgaccttacttcgtaattagggtatattattatcctaactaacgagagtataagtaagagcgaatttactatatacggtaatataatctattactcgttaactaaaagtaagcgggtaacgagaagtatactagcgtcggaggtctataatatagttaatagcattaacctctcttatataattttaataatactaaggaagattaccgatcgaattagccttttatctattctaacggttgtttatatagattcctactcgctatacgaataccttattaaattaggaacgataaaagaaaagaggcttataatcgatattatagcccttaagtaatcgtacgaaaggcgcgagatacttaagatccgttagattaataataaaaataacctcgtaaacgcttttataaaagtagtactaaataagggattagagtaattcgtaagtagcggaaaagttattatacgaatagagggataggttatacaaaaagagtagagaaaagggggaaaaagagacgacttagtaaacgggcccgaggtcgaattatacctctaaccgtagcggttaaatcgataaaaaaaagagaaagttagtattaaattagaagtctaattcgaccgcggtatatagccgactacgtaggggctaattaggggccctatttacgattattatagctagcctaacctacggttagaacctcctttttatacttactacgtaaatatttatatagtttaattaatctcttcgttacctacggttcgaactaactaccctgtaatagggatactaacacatTCTTCATCTATCTATTCATAGCAATGTACGGGCCAGGTCAGTAAAACAGCAGACTTACATTCCAAATCCAAAAAGAAAAATGAGAAAAGCTAAAACACGAACAGGCATGGGCCCTCTCCCATCCATTTACTTTTCAGAGGCTTTCCCTCTGTCTTATCGTGAGATTGGCTCAGCATTCACGATCTGCGTCAACAATGCGGTTGGTAGTGCCCTCACATTAACCTTCCCCGAGCTTTTACACAGGATTGGGCCGACTGGGGCATTCTGCTTCTATGCCGGTCTCAACCTGCTCGCTTTCGTCGTCATCTTCTTCCTCATTCCAGAGACAAAGTGGGTCCATCTTCATATCGGTCAGAAAGCCAGAAGCAACTACTCACTCTTGGTACCAGGCAACGGACACTTGAAGAGCTTGACTATATCTTTGGAGTCCCCACACGTCGCCATGCTGCATATCAGGTCCGTACATGGTTACCTTGGTTTGTGAGGAGATATGTTCTTCTTCAGAGAAACACTAAGCTCGAACCACTTTATCATCTCGAGTGATCAAAGACGTCAGGGGCTGTTACAATGGATGGAGGGATTCCTAAGCTAGATAGGTACTCCAATTATGTGATCTGCAGCACTGCGAATTAACGATACGAAACTCTAGAGATATTGTTCTCGTTGGAAATAGTGACGACGATGCTCCCAACCCTTTTCGATGAGATGACTTTCAACGACTGTTCAGAAATGAAGACTTCGCCAAGATTAAGTGTCATTCTTGGTGCAGAAGAATGATCATGACTCTCGCATACCTAAGGTAATGAGCAGCGTCTCTGATTATGATTATTTTTTGAAAATGTTGCCAGGAAAAACCATGATCCTCAGGGCCGCCAGAGCCGTGTGCGGTTTGTTGGCGTAGATGTCACGGAATGCAGTTGCCTCCATAACCTGATCATCAAGGCGGTTCTCTCCCCGAACGAGCCCGTCTTTGTGAATTTTGGAGTGGCTTTTCCACATGTGCTGTCCAACGACGCGAATGAAAACCAGTACAGCCGGTTATTCGGGGCCGAAAATACCATGTACTCACGGAATGTGTATTCCGGAGCAACCCACTCGTTGACGGGAGGCTTTCGCTCCGCCTGGGTTGGGCGTGAAATCATCCGGAGTAGCAAAAAACCGTCACCAGGCCAGCAATTGCGGATAGTCATCCAGGGACCTCCTTAGCcgacttcgtattatagttGGAAGCTGCCTGATGTCAGGGAAAGACTGACGAAATGCTCCACAGTCTGCATTAAGTCCGGCAACGAGACGAAGAACGGAGATCACCAGTTTAGACTCTAGGCTCTCATCTCTGACACAGAAAACTTGGAAAAAGAGACCTCAGCAACAAATGCAAGTAATAAATCAACTAGGTTTTTGTCACGTTATTGATGTTCTTTATCAAGCAGACCTTGATCGCCTTGGTGAATTCATCGCGTCGATAAAAGATGCTGCTGGTGTTTGAAGTGCTGCAACTCATTTCACTCTGTCCGATCGTATGACATCTAGCCATAGAGCGATTCCGAAGTTCACTGGTACTTGCCGCTCTGGTGATTCATTCAAAATGGAATGAGGTTGGTGGCCGGCAGCTTCAAGAAGGCGGTTCAAATGCTCCCAGAGATAATGCAGTGGTGGACAATCAACAGTGCAATGCAACATCATTGGGTAGGACAAGCATTTGAGTTAGCGTGAACTGCACATGAATGCGAATAGGACACTAAATGGAGTTGAAACTTGGTTCTATAAAAGTGAGGCTATGATGGGTAACATTGAGGCAATCTGAGACTAATTCCCTAGAGGAGACCTAGACAGGTCATTACCATAAAATAGCAGAATGGTAATCGAACGCAGAGACGTATGAGTACGAATGTGGACTTGGGCCGGGCTCGGCTTCAGATTGTCCGAGAAAGTGGCTCATCGTATGGTTCTGGCGTGTCGAACGCGGAATAAACAACCAAAGCAGATGTGAAGCAGCAGTCAAATGCCATCTCAGAGGCTAGATAAGCGTCTCACGCCCGCTGAGTGCTAGAAACAGGCGTATTTCATCGCCATATATAGGATTCAGAGCGAGTGCACTTCATTTTTTTACTTCTTATTGAAAGGGAAGGAAAGAGGTGGGAGAAAGTAGGTGTTAGAAGGGCACTCGAAGAGGCTTTCAACAGCTTATAGAATAGAAATCACGCTTAAAAAATCACTCCGCCACCAATTCAGTTATTCATCTCTCGATACAAAGCGCAAATGGAC of Colletotrichum lupini chromosome 8, complete sequence contains these proteins:
- a CDS encoding proton myo-inositol cotransporter: MRKAKTRTGMGPLPSIYFSEAFPLSYREIGSAFTICVNNAVGSALTLTFPELLHRIGPTGAFCFYAGLNLLAFVVIFFLIPETKWVHLHIGQKARSNYSLLVPGNGHLKSLTISLESPHVAMLHIRSVHGYLGLNEDFAKIKCHSWKNHDPQGRQSRVRFVGVDVTECSCLHNLIIKAVLSPNEPVFVNFGVAFPHVLSNDANENQYSRLFGAENTMYSRNVYSGATHSLTGGFRSAWVGREIIRSSKKPSPGQQLRISALSPATRRRTEITSLDSRLSSLTQKTWKKRPQQQMQVINQLGFCHVIDVLYQADLDRLERFRSSLVLAALVIHSKWNEVGGRQLQEGGSNAPRDNAVVDNQQTLNGVETWFYKKTYEYECGLGPGSASDCPRKWLIRLDKRLTPAEC